A genome region from Nicotiana tabacum cultivar K326 chromosome 13, ASM71507v2, whole genome shotgun sequence includes the following:
- the LOC107815448 gene encoding clathrin heavy chain 1 has translation MAAANAPITMKEALTLQSIGVNPQFITFTNVTMESDKYICVRETAPQNSVVIIDMNMPMQPLRRPITADSALMNPNSRILALKAQVPGTTQDHLQIFNIEAKQKIKSHQMPEQVVFWKWITPKMLGLVTQSSVYHWSIEGDSEPVKMFDRTANLANNQIINYRCDPSEKWLVLIGIAPGSPERPQLVKGNMQLFSVDQQRSQALEAHAASFASLRVPGNDKDSILISFASKTSNAGQVTSKLHVIELGAQPGKPSFSKKQADLFFPPDFADDFPVAMQISHKYGLIYVITKLGLLFVYDLETATAVYRNRISPDPIFLTSEASSIGGFYAINRRGQVLLATVNEATIVPFVSGQLNNLELAVNLAKKGNLPGAENLVVQRFQELFAQTKYKEAAELAAESPQGILRTPDTVAKFQSVPVQAGQTPPLLQYFGTLLTRGKLNAFESLELSRLVVNQNKKNLLENWLAEDKLECSEELGDLVKTVDNDLALKIYIKARATPKVVAAFAERREFDKILIYSKQVGYTPDYLFLLQTILRSDPQGAVNFALMMSQMEGGCPVDYNTITDLFLQRNLIREATAFLLDVLKPDLPEHSFLQTKVLEINLVTFPNVADAILANGMFSHYDRPRIGQLCEKAGLYIRALQHYSELPDIKRVIVNTHAIEPQALVEFFGTLSQEWALECMKDLLVINIKGNLQIIVQVAKEYCEQLGIDACIKLFEQFKSYDGLYFFLGSYLSSSEDPDIHFKYIEAAARTGQIKEVERVTRESNFYDPEKTKNFLMEAKLPDARPLINVCDRFGFVPDLTHYLYTSNMLRYIEGYVQKVNPGNAPLVVGQLLDDECPEDFIKGLILSVRSLLPVEPLVAECEKRNRLRLLTQFLEHLVSEGSQDVHVHNALGKIIIDSNNNPEHFLTTNPYYDSRVVGKYCEKRDPTLAVVAYRRGQCDEELINVTNKNSLFKLQARYVVERMDGDLWEKVLTPENEFRRQLIDQVVSTALPESKSPEQVSAAVKAFMTADLPHELIELLEKIVLQNSAFSGNFNLQNLLILTAIKADPSRVMDYINRLDNFDGPAVGEVAVEAQLYEEAFAIFKKFNLNVQAVNVLLDNIRDINRAVEFAFRVEEDAVWSQVAKAQLREGLVSDAIESFIRADDVTHFLDVIHAAEGADVYHDLVKYLLMVRQKTKEPKVDSELIYAYAKIDRLGDIEEFILMPNVANLPNVGDRLYDGALYEAAKIIFAFISNWAKLASTLLKLNQFQGAVDAARKANSAKTWKEVCFACVDAEEFRLAQICGLNIIVQVDDLEEVSEYYQNRGCFNELISLMESGLGLERAHMGIFTELGVLYARYRYEKLMEHIKLFSTRLNIPKLIRACDEQQHWKELTYLYIQYDEFDNAATTVMNHSPDAWDHMQFKDIVVKVANVELYYKAVHFYLQEHPDLINDLLNVLALRVDHTRVVDIMRKAGHLRLVKPYMIAVQSNNVSAVNEALNEIYVEEEDYDRLRESIELHDNFDQIGLAQKIEKHELLEMRRVAASIYKKAGRWKQSIALSKKDNLYKDAMETASQSGDRELAEELLAYFIEQGKKECFASCLFVCYDLIRPDVALELAWMNNMIDFAFPYLLQFIREYTGKVDELIKDKIEAQKEAKAKESEEKDVIKQQNMYAQLLPLALPAPPMPGMGGGFAPPQPPPMGGMGMPPMPPFGMPPMGSY, from the exons TTGCAAAGTATAGGGGTTAATCCGCAGTTCATCACGTTCACCAATGTTACCATGGAATCAGATAAGTATATATGTGTTCGGGAGACTGCACCACAAAATAGTGTGGTGATTATTGATATGAACATGCCCATGCAGCCATTGAGGCGTCCAATTACGGCAGACTCTGCGCTTATGAATCCTAATTCCAGAATTTTGGCTCTCAAAG CTCAAGTCCCAGGAACTACTCAAGATCACTTGCAAATTTTCAATATTGAGGCAAAGCAGAAAATTAAATCACATCAGATGCCCGAGCAG GTTGTTTTCTGGAAGTGGATTACGCCAAAGATGTTAGGTCTTGTCACACAATCCTCTGTGTACCACTGGTCAATTGAAG GTGATTCTGAGCCTGTGAAGATGTTTGATAGAACAGCCAATCTAGCTAACAACCAAATTATCAACTATCGATGTGATCCTTCAGAGAAATGGTTGGTTTTGATCGGTATTGCCCCTGGTTCACCTGAG AGGCCCCAACTGGTCAAAGGGAATATGCAATTGTTTTCGGTGGATCAACAACGCAGTCAAGCTCTTGAGGCTCATGCTGCATCATTTGCTTCATTAAGA GTACCTGGAAATGATAAGGATTCCATACTAATTTCTTTTGCCTCGAAGACCTCAAATGCTGGACAGGTTACATCAAAGTTGCATGTCATTGAGCTAGGCGCTCAGCCAG GGAAACCCTCTTTTTCAAAGAAACAGGCAGATCTTTTCTTTCCTCCAGATTTTGCTGATGATTTCCCAGTTGCCATGCAG ATATCTCATAAGTATGGTTTAATTTATGTCATCACAAAGCTTGGGCTTCTGTTTGTCTATGACTTGGAAACAGCTACTGCAGTGTACAGAAATAGGATCAGCCCAGATCCTATTTTTCTGACTTCAGAAGCTTCATCTATTGGTGGTTTCTATGCCATCAACAGACGAGGCCAAGTGTTGCTAGCCACAGTAAATGAAGCAACAATTGTTCCTTTTGTCAGTGGCCAA TTGAATAATCTTGAGCTTGCTGTCAATCTTGCCAAAAAAGGAAACCTTCCTGGTGCCGAGAATTTG GTTGTCCAGCGCTTCCAAGAGTTGTTTGCTCAAACCAAGTACAAAGAGGCTGCTGAGCTTGCTGCAGAATCCCCACAAGGCATACTCCGTACGCCAGATACTGTAGCTAAATTTCAG AGTGTGCCCGTTCAAGCAGGGCAAACACCTCCTCTGTTGCAGTACTTTGGTACACTTTTAACAAGAGGGAAGCTCAATGCTTTTGAGTCTTTGGAACTTTCACGACTTGTTGTCAATCAGAATAAGAAGAACCTCTTGGAGAACTGGTTGGCTGAGGATAAGCTAGAGTGTAGTGAGGAACTTGGCGACCTTGTGAAG ACTGTTGATAATGACCTTGCCTTGAAGATATACATCAAAGCAAGAGCAACACCAAAAGTTGTTGCTGCTTTCGCTGAGCGCCGGGAGTTTGACAAGATTCTGATATACTCAAAGCAG GTTGGATATACGCCTGACTATTTGTTCCTCCTTCAAACAATTCTTCGATCTGATCCTCAG GGTGCTGTTAATTTTGCGCTCATGATGTCCCAAATGGAGGGAGGGTGTCCTGTTGATTACAATACAATTACTGACCTATTTCTTCAG AGGAACCTGATCCGTGAGGCAACAGCATTTTTGTTGGATGTTTTGAAACCTGACCTTCCAGAGCATAGTTTTCTGCAGACTAAG GTCTTGGAAATCAATCTTGTGACTTTCCCAAATGTTGCTGATGCTATATTAGCCAATGGAATGTTCAGTCATTATGATCGACCACGAATTGGTCAACTTTGTGAAAAAGCTGGTCTTTACATTCGGGCATTGCAG CACTACTCTGAACTACCTGATATCAAGCGTGTTATTGTTAATACACATGCTATTGAGCCTCAG GCTCTGGTTGAGTTCTTTGGGACTCTCTCACAAGAATGGGCGCTTGAGTGCATGAAGGACCTTCTGGTGATCAATATCAAAGGCAACCTTCAAATAATAGTTCAG GTTGCTAAAGAGTATTGTGAGCAGTTGGGTATTGATGCCTGCAttaagctttttgagcaattcaagTCTTATGATGGGTTATACTTCTTCTTGGGATCGTATCTGAGTTCCAG TGAGGATCCTGATATCCACTTTAAGTATATTGAGGCAGCTGCCAGGACTGGACAAATCAAGGAGGTTGAGCGCGTGACTAGAGAATCTAACTTCTATGACCCCGAAAAGACAAAGAACTTCTTGATGGAAGCCAAACTTCCTGATGCCCGACCTCTGATTAATGTTTGCGACCGCTTTGGTTTTGTTCCTGATCTCACACACTACCTGTACACTAGCAATATGCTACGATATATTGAGGGTTATGTTCAAAAG GTCAATCCGGGAAATGCTCCTTTAGTTGTGGGGCAACTTCTAGATGACGAGTGTCCTGAAGATTTTATTAAAGGCTTGATCCTTTCTGTTCGTTCTCTGCTTCCTGTTGAGCCCCTTGTGGCTGAATGTGAAAAAAG GAACCGGCTCCGACTGCTTACACAGTTTTTGGAGCATCTTGTCAGTGAGGGAAGCCAAGATGTGCATGTACACAATGCTCTTGGTAAGATCATCATAGATAGCAATAACAACCCGGAGCATTTCCTCACGACCAACCCATATTATGACTCACGTGTTGTGGGTAAATATTGTGAGAAGCGCGATCCGACCCTTGCCGTTGTTGCCTATAGGAGAGGGCAATGTGATGAAGAACTTATTAATGTAACAAATAAGAACTCTCTGTTCAAACTGCAAGCCAG GTATGTTGTTGAGAGGATGGATGGTGATCTTTGGGAGAAAGTTCTTACACCTGAGAACGAGTTTAGAAGGCAGCTTATAGATCAAGTTGTGTCCACTGCTCTGCCTGAAAGCAAGAGTCCGGAACAAGTATCTGCAGCTGTTAAAGCTTTCATGACTGCTGATCTTCCCCATGAACTGATTGAGCTTCTTGAAAAGATTGTGCTCCAAAACTCGGCATTTAGTGGGAACTTTAATCTGCAGAATTTGCTTATCTTGACAGCCATTAAAGCTGATCCATCTAGAGTTATGGACTATATCAATAGACTTGATAATTTTGATGGTCCTGCGGTCGGGGAGGTTGCTGTTGAAGCCCAACTCTATGAAGAAGCTTTTGCAATCTTCAAGAAGTTCAACTTGAATGTTCAAGCAGTCAATGTTCTGCTTGACAACATCCGCGATATAAATCGAGCTGTGGAGTTTGCGTTCCGAGTTGAAGAAGATGCTGTTTGGAGCCAGGTGGCTAAAGCTCAACTCAGAGAGGGATTAGTGAGTGATGCTATTGAATCATTTATTCGTGCAGATGATGTCACCCATTTCTTGGATGTCATTCATGCTGCAGAGGGTGCAGATGTTTATCATGACTTAGTGAAGTATCTGCTGATGGTAAGGCAAAAGACTAAGGAGCCCAAGGTTGATAGTGAACTCATTTATGCTTATGCTAAGATTGATCGATTGGGTGACATTGAAGAATTTATTCTGATGCCAAATGTAGCTAACCTACCAAATGTTGGTGATCGCTTGTATGACGGAGCCTTATATGAGGCTGCAAAGATCATATTTGCTTTTATTTCAAACTGGGCTAAGTTGGCAAGCACCCTTCTAAAGTTGAATCAATTCCAAGGTGCTGTTGATGCAGCACGTAAAGCAAACAGTGCAAAGACTTGGAAAGAAGTCTGTTTCGCTTGTGTTGATGCTGAGGAGTTCCGCTTAGCTCAAATTTGTGGGCTTAACATTATAGTTCAG GTAGATGATTTGGAGGAAGTGAGTGAATACTACCAAAACAGAGGATGTTTCAATGAATTAATCTCTCTTATGGAGAGTGGGCTCGGTTTGGAGCGCGCCCATATGGGTATCTTCACAGAACTTGGTGTCCTTTACGCCAGATACCGTTATGAGAAGCTCATGGAACACATTAAATTATTCTCCACCCGTCTTAACATTCCTAAGCTTATTCGTGCCTGTGATGAGCAGCAACACTGGAAGGAACTCACATATTTGTATATCCAATATGATGAATTTGATAACGCTGCCACTACTGTTATGAATCATTCTCCAGATGCTTGGGATCATATGCAGTTCAAAGATATTGTTGTGAAAGTTGCTAATGTGGAGCTTTATTACAAGGCCGTCCACTTCTATTTGCAAGAGCATCCCGATCTCATCAATGATCTTTTAAATGTTCTAGCACTTAGGGTGGACCATACACGTGTAGTGGATATAATGAGAAAG GCGGGTCACCTTCGCCTAGTGAAGCCGTATATGATTGCCGTACAAAGCAACAATGTTTCTGCTGTGAATGAGGCCCTTAACGAGATATATGTTGAGGAAGAAGATTACGATAGACTACGCGAATCAATTGAATTGCATGATAACTTTGATCAGATTGGGCTTGCACAGAAG ATAGAGAAACATGAACTTCTTGAGATGAGGCGTGTCGCTGCTTCTATATATAAAAAGGCTGGTCGGTGGAAGCAATCCATTGCTCTGTCGAAGAAAGATAACCTTTACAAAGACGCAATGGAAACAGCCTCGCAATCTGGGGATCGTGAACTTGCTGAGGAGTTGCTTGCTTACTTCATTGAACAG GGAAAGAAAGAATGCTTTGCATCATGCCTATTTGTTTGTTATGATTTGATTCGCCCAGATGTTGCCCTTGAGCTAGCATGGATGAATAATATGATTGACTTCGCGTTCCCGTATCTATTACAG TTTATCCGTGAATACACTGGCAAGGTAGATGAGCTGATAAAAGATAAGATTGAGGCTCAAAAGGAAgcaaaagccaaagagagtgaaGAAAAGGATGTTATTAAGCAGCAG AATATGTATGCACAGCTGCTGCCTCTGGCTTTGCCTGCTCCGCCGATGCCAGGTATGGGTGGAGGTTTCGCTCCACCCCAACCACCTCCAATGGGTGGAATGGGAATGCCTCCCATGCCTCCATTTGGCATGCCACCCATGGGTTCCTATTAA
- the LOC142167976 gene encoding uncharacterized protein LOC142167976, producing MLSHCDDVVQFTKNACTLQGPSVKKPVILVSADVNVDSTIVNTIDVSSKVNKDEIVWHYRLGHIPFSKLRLIFAITCKFSPKQSFTCPGYKLYNLATKVCFVSRDVVFHKHVFPFLSLPSSPSPSYSSPSFSLYSRIPSPSVPLRRSDRPHNPPSYLQDYLCNTSISSIIHNPASAPNTVISSLLHILEPSCYSEAAVIPEWQDAMREFEALEANKTWDIVALPPGKKPIGYIKHQRPMFQLDVNNVFLHGDLDEEVFMKLPPGLSVPTSSTSAPLVCKLLKSFYGLRQASRQWYAKLSQALCSRGYSHSLNDYSLFTRGSWASLVILAVYMDDIILKVDDLHELFSLKGFLYEQFRIKDLGSLNYFLGIDFLF from the exons ATGTTGTCTCATTGTGATGATGTTGTTCAATTTACCAAGAATGCTTGTACTTTACAGGGCCCTTCAGTGAAGAAGCCAGTGATTCTTG TTTCTGCTGATGTTAATGTTGATAGTACAATTGTAAATACCATTGATGTTTCTTCTAAAGTGAATAAAGATGAAATTGTGTGGCATTATAGACTTGGACACATTCCTTTTTCAAAACTGAGACTTATTTTTGCTATTACTTGCAAATTTTCTCCTAAACAATCTTTTACTTGCCCA GGATACAAGCTCTATAATTTAGCCACTAAAGTCTGCTTTGTATCAAGAGATGTAGTGTTTCATAAACATGTCTTTCCTTTTCTCAG TCTGCCTTCTTCTCCCTCCCCTTCTTATTCCAGTCCTTCCTTTTCCCTTTATTCTCGCATTCCTTCTCCATCCGTTCCTTTGAGGAGGTCTGATAGGCCTCACAACCCTCCTAGTTATCTTCAAGACTACCTCTGCAATACCTCAATTTCTTCCATAATTCACAATCCTGCTTCTGCTCCTAACACTGTCATCTCTAGTCTCCTTCACATCCTTGAACCTTCCTGCTATTCTGAGGCTGCAGTCATACCTGAGTGGCAGGATGCCATGAGGGAATTTGAAGCATTGGAGGCCAACAAGACCTGGGATATTGTTGCTCTTCCTCCTGGTAAGAAGCCTATAGGAT ATATTAAGCATCAACGGCCAATGTTTCAACTTGATGttaacaatgtctttcttcatggtgatcttgATGAAGAGGTGTTCATGAAGCTTCCTCCTGGGCTTTCTGTTCCTACTTCATCTACTTCTGCCCCATTGGTTTGTAAACTTCTGAAGTCTTTTTATGGCCTAAGGCAGGCCTCTAGGCAGTGGTATGCTAAATTGTCCCAGGCATTGTGTTCTAGAGGTTATTCTCATTCTTTGAATGATTACTCTCTTTTTACTAGGGGTTCTTGGGCTTCCTTGGTGATTCTGGCTGTTTATATGGATGATATCATCCTTAAAGTGGATGATTTAcatgaacttttttctttaaagGGGTTCTTATATGAGCAGTTCAGAATTAAGGATTTAGGGTCTCTTAACTATTTCCTTGGAATTGATTTCTTATTCTGA
- the LOC107815444 gene encoding non-classical arabinogalactan protein 30-like: MAIKIQVILIVFSLLLAHVPAKPVETTVNVVIEGMVYCQSCDNYGSWSLSEAKPIAKAKVSVICKNYKKRVNFYKAFETNAYGYFYAELQGFEMGHSYLDHPLHSCRVKLVSSPLETCNVFSNINYGLNGAKLRFEDKTIDRSDYKAVIYTAGPLAFRPTYCPPK; the protein is encoded by the coding sequence ATGGCAATTAAAATCCAAGTTATCCTAATCGTCTTCTCCCTCCTTCTTGCTCATGTCCCGGCCAAGCCAGTGGAGACTACTGTAAATGTGGTGATTGAGGGTATGGTTTATTGCCAAAGTTGCGATAACTACGGATCATGGTCATTATCAGAAGCTAAGCCAATCGCAAAAGCTAAAGTGAGTGTTATTTGCAAAAACTACAAGAAAAGAGTAAACTTTTACAAGGCATTTGAAACAAATGCATATGGTTATTTCTATGCAGAGTTACAAGGTTTTGAAATGGGACATTCTTATTTAGACCATCCTCTACATTCATGTCGTGTGAAATTGGTGTCATCTCCTCTTGAAACTTGCAATGTTTTTAGTAATATTAACTATGGACTCAATGGTGCAAAACTCAGATTTGAAGACAAGACAATTGACAGAAGTGATTACAAAGCTGTAATTTATACTGCTGGTCCTTTGGCTTTTCGACCAACTTACTGCCCACCTAAATAA